The genomic stretch CACTATTGAACAAAATTGGCACGTCAACTTAAAAATTGACAATCTTTTTGTCCCGGTAAGGTGTACAAAACTCCCTCCGGTCCAAATTAAAAGTCACTTTGGCAGTATCATAAAAATTAAGAAATGCAATTGATTTTGTACGGGAAAAGAAATTATTAGTTATTTTACCAAATTATTCTTTATTAATGACATGAGGAAGAGAAATGTTAAAATAATTgaaagagaaaataataaataataaatggtATAATAGGAAAAGAAACATTGATGTTTCATTGGTATTGAAACATGATTTATAATTTCAGACAATTTTTATTTGCAAAGTAACATAATTCGTCTTGCTTGAATGCTCTGCAGCTGTTTGAAAGGCTCCTAGAGATTCCAATTACATGGTCTAAAGGGAGGGCTAGTGGCGAGGTGTTTCCCTAActcattttcttttatattctatATTTGATAGTTTAGGAAGACCGTTTTTTGTTTGAGTTTAAAACTGTGTTTCTGACATATgatgttaaataattaaatctcatCTTACCTTTGCTTCTTCAGACTTTGTTATGGTTATGCGGGCATCATGCTTATTTTTCTTGATATTTATAACTTAacctatataatataattttacccTATGTTTAGGTTCACTTGTGCATGTCTAAGGGGGAGACTTTTCCAAATTTGCATGGACAGCTTGATGTGACAGGGTTGGACTTTCAAATATTGGATGCTCCATCATGTTTTTCTGTATGTCTTCCTATACTCTCTTCATTTGACACTTTATTTCCTTATATTTCATATGACATATATACATCAGCTTAAGGAAGAGTGATGTTGAGAACTTGATATATGTTAAGAGATATTTCCTTCCTTTTATCTTCTATGTAGATATTtcgtatataattattattatgacagATACAGAATATATTTAACTCCTATAATCACATGGGTTCTATGTCTACAGCATTATCATTATAAAATCATACGGCTGTGAGTCAATTTCTCAACCCCACTCAGTACCATATAGTGTTATCAAATAGCGGCGACATGGCCACTATGGCGGATATAAATGGTGGTTTTTGGGCTCTCCGCAATGGCAAATACTGGCTGATATTGTGGGTTTTTCCGCCATGGACCGCCATTCGCCATCGACAACACTGGTACCATGTTGTAGAATACGGACACTCTTTAAAATACAAGTTAGGTCTAACTCAACCATATAAAACCGACTTATAAACACATTTTTAGGGACATCTCATTCAATATGAGACACTAAACACACCCCTATAACACACCCCTATCCCGTCCATGATTGAGATTTAGAGTATGATCCAAGTGTAGTTCATATAGGCATATAGCTCTGCAATTTTAAGAAATGTTCATGTCGATTAGTATGAAATTAAAATGGGATTTCACCCCATAATTGTTGTTCCTTTTGTACTTTGTTTCAGAACATATCAACAAGTTTATGTTTTCGCGGTCAAAGAATATTCTTACACAATGCAAATGGCCGGTTTGGTAGTGTTCCTCTAGAAGCATCAGGGGACTTTGGCATTCATCCCGAAGAAGGAGAATTTCATCTTATGTGTCAGgtactttttctttctctcttgtaAGTCAGTCTTGGTGACAAAATCAACCATCAGAGATGAGTGAAAGAATCTAAAGAATATGATCAAAAATTGAATTTCTGTAAATCAACCAATACAGATAGTTGGGATTCAGTTTTATGATTGATAGTTGGGATTCTTTTTTGTATCTCGTTCAGTTTTATGATTGACAGTTTGGATTCTTTTTTTATAtgtacattaataatattctgtATGATTGAACTTCCAGGTTCCTGCTGTTGAAGTGAATGCTTTGATGAGAACTTTTAAAATGAAACCACTCTTATTCCCGGTACATTTCTTTACTTCAGTGCATTAACTTTAATACCTTCAAGTTTAAAACAAACTAGAACTTGCTTGAGTGCAACCTGAATATTGTGACAAACTAGAACTTGCTTGAGTGCAACCTGAATATTGTTTCTTTCCTTTCTAATAAGGAATcatattatcttatcttatccACGCcctttaatttttcttttcccGTAATTGTTGGTTACAGCTAGCTGGATCAGTAACTGCTCTATTCAATTGTCAAGGCCCGCTAGAGTCTCCAGTATTTGTAGGCACCGGAATGGTTTCTAGGACATTCTCTAATTCACACATTGACAACCCTGCATCTGTAGCATCAGAAGCACTTGCTGCGAGTAAGGAAGCCGGTGCACTGGCTGCATTTGACCGCATTCCATTTTCATATGTATCTGCCAATTTCACTTTCAACACTGATAACTGTGTAAGTTGATAGAGACCGTAGTTTACCATTGTCTGGTTTCAACTTCAAAGTAGGACCCATTGTAATAGTGTGATGTTATGGCAACACTTACTATGCATATTGTAGGTTGCTGATTTATATGGAATCCGGGCATGTCTTATAGATGGTGGTGAAATTCGAGGGGCTGGGAATGCATGGATATGCCCAGAGGTATAGAGCTGCCTGTTCcctatttgcttttttttttcgttttttttactCTTTTGAACAAGAACTACTCGGAAGAATTAAGATGGTTATGCATGTAGAATCAACATTATGTGCACTCACTAACATATTTTTAGGGGGAAATGAATTTATCAACAAAATTTTAAACTTTCTATTATTCCAGTTATCTAAGGGTACTAATTTAATCCTCTTTATCAACTTTAAAATATCAGCCATATCACACAATGAAGTGATATACTCTCACATGGAAAAGTTCTAATACTCACACTCACTTATATGGAATTTAGAAGGTTTCGTCCATTTGGCTAAAAATAACTTAGGTGTGTGAATATCTGGTCTTATTACTTTCCCAAAGAAAAAGAAACCATTTCTCTCTAGAATTCTGTCCTACACCTACTAATGTATTCCCATTTTTATTCTCAGGGTGAGGTGGATGAGACAGCAATAGATGTGAACTTATCCGGAAGTTTGGCCTTTGATAACACCGTGCTTCGTTATATGCCAAGTTATTATCAGCAGATGCCACTCAAATTAGGGGTATTAAATGGTGAAACAAAAATGTCCGGAGCTCTTTTAAAACCGTAAGATGCACCTCTCTTCAGTATTTGATGGTATTTGCTTGGGACAGTGATCCTTGGGGTAATAGGAAGATTGTTGGCTTTGAACCTTGTGGAAATTCAGAAGTCCTGATGCAAATGTTATTCTTATTGTCTTTTCTCCCCTTAACAATGCTTTTAACTCTATGGATTTTTCAATTTTAATGCAGACGGTTTGATATAAAATGGACTGCACCTACTGCTGAAGGGTCTTTCGGCGATGCTCGAGGAGATATCATAATCTCACATGAGTTTATTTCAGTGAATTCCTCTTCAGCTGCATTTGATCTATGTACGAGGGTCCAAACATCTTATCTTGATGATTTGTCTGTTAAAGAAGGAGATCTTTGGGCACCAAGACCCATTCCATTTACTATTGATGGGGTAGAGATGGACCTGCGTATGCGTGGGTTTGAATTCTTCAATTTGGTTTCCGCATATACTATGGATTCTCCAAGGCCTTTGCATTTGAAAGCAACTGGAAGGATCAAGTTTCAGGGGAAGGTTTTAAAACCTAGTGGCAGTATTAGCGAACAAAATTCTGAGATAAATAGGCAGCATGTGCAAACGTTGGAGAAAGGAAGCTCGGATAGTCTTGTTGGTGAAGTTTCAATCTCTGGTCTTAAACTTAATCAATTGATGCTTGCACCTCAGTTGTCTGGGTTGTTGAGAGTTTCTCCGGAGCGTATCAAGGTAATGCAGAAAACTCTTTTAtggaaattgatgaaatttatcaTTTGATGGCGTGTTCATGCATGCACACAGATGATTATTTAGATATAAGCTGTACATCTAGACACTttacatattttttttcaataataaccAATTTGTCATTAACAGTTTTTATTTTATGAAGCAGGCTTGGTTATTTATCAAGTTTTAGCACTGTCTCTGTTAGAAAATCAGATTATCTGGCTGtatttaatatatatagtttttgtAACTTCAATTAATCTTTGGAACACAGTTGGATACCTCTGGTAGACCTGATGAAAGTCTTGAATTGGAGTTTGTTGGGCCACTGCAGCCAAGTAACGAAGATGGCCTACAAAGTGGTAATCTCTTGTCTATTTCTCTTCAGAAAGGGCAATTAAGAGCTAACGTTTGTTTTCAACCATTTCATTCTGCTAACTTGGAGGTAGCTAAATTTAAACTTTGGGCCTAGTTTTAAATCTAGACCTGTTTGTTTCATTGCTTGTATAATTTTGTTCATTATTGTATTGGACCGCAAGTTTGTATTCAAAATTTCTTTCTCCATACTTGTATGGGGTTTGCTTGCAGGTACGGCATTTTCCACTTGATGAGTTGGAGCTTGCTTCTCTACGCGGGACTATACAGAGAGTAAGTCATATTGGCCTATTTTATTGCATCTTGTCCTATCACAGCTGTTCTTTGCTGTCTCCTATTACGCATATTTAGATCATTGCAAAGTAAGTCCAACCCAAATTTAGTGCCTTGCCATCTCAAAAATCTTTGGAGAAGCTGTATCTTTTTTACACAGCAGGTGAGTGTTTTAGTTTCTCATATTTTTAGGGAAGGCAGTGCTTGTGCAGCTGCTTATGGCATTGCTCGTCTTGGTTTTAAATAGTGGGACTCCCTTCCCCACTTCGTTGTAGAGGATTTCAAGAAATTTCATTTAGGCTTAATATGTACTATATAGACAACACAGTGACCATGATGCTATTTCAGGGACCAACTACCCCAGAAGTTTAAACTGATAGGGGGAAGATCAAGAAATTAGTATCCTTAGAATAAAGTTGTGTAAAATTCTACTGTACAAATTTGGCATTTCAATCTACTTTAACATGTCTTTGTATCTCCTTTTTTCTCTTCAATCAAGCCTTAATGATAACCTGGTTGAGGCACTATTTAGTGGTTACGTCATGGAAACAATATATTGTGTTTTCAACCAtcagcttctttgctttcaggcAGAATTACAACTTAATCTTCAGAAAAGAAGAGGACATGGAGTCCTATCTGTACTTAAGCCAAAATTCAGTGGTGTGCTCGGTGAAGCTTTAGATGTGGCGGTTAGATGGAGTGGAGATGTTGTAAGTTCATAAGATCATGTAATTTTTTTCATGTGAATTTGAGTTACATGTTTTTTACTTACTGCTATTCTGGGAATTAAATGAAGTCTGTCGGTTGACCAGAGCGTGTTATGATTATTGGAAGGTGTAGTGGTTGTTAGTCAAATTCTGTTAGTCTATTTTTTCTTCTGTTCATAATTTTACTCgcacaatattgaatatttaaCAGTCTCTTCAATGTTTGCTACTGATGATGGTTGGTAAAAGATTTATAACAACATCCCTTTAATCTTAATGAAACTTATAGGTGCTCAGTTGGTTTTCTATCCACTATAGACACACACACAATAGACCTTAATTTTCCAACATCACGTCATCGAATATATTTTCTTAATTACAATGCATTGGATGGAGATTAAGACAAATTAGTGAAGTCAATTTTTTTGGTGCTGTTAATGATGTGTTTGTCAAGCACTGATTGTCGGTTGATGCATTGTTCAGATCACTATTGAAAAAACTGTTTTGCAACAAAACTACAGTTATTATGAACTTCAAGGCGAATACGTTTTGCCCGGCACTCGAGATCGTAATCCTATTGACGGAGGAGGGGGCCTTTTTAAAAGGCTAATGTCCGGACACCGTGTTGGAAGTGTTATATCATCAATGGGCAGGTGGAGGATGAAACTTGAAGTTCCCAGAGCAGAGGTTGCTGAGATGCTTCCTCTTGCGAGGCTTCTTTCTCGAAGTATGGATCCTGCTGTTCATTCAAGATCTAAGGTATCACTTGCATCATTATATACATCTTTGGGTGTTACATATATTCATAATTAACCATCTTAATGCAGCTAGTTGATTTTACATGTATTCATAATTAACCATGGAAATGTATGTTGTTATATGCTACGTATGCAGGACTTCTTCCTTCAAAGTTTACAGTCAGTGGGAGTATATTCTGAAAGCCTTCAACAATTGCTTGAGGTGATGTTGAAAAATCACTAAATCTTATTTTTCTTTCAGTTGAGGCAATACCTGATGCCCAAATTTCTACTCAACCATGAAGGgcattttagaattattttagacAGATAATATTAATTTGCCAAGTACAGTGTGTTGCAAAATTTGAAGTTTCTTTCGTCTGATAATGATGTGCACAACATGCAGAAAATGAGGGGGCTCCATGCTCCATCAAATGATGTCGTTCTTGAGGATTTGACCCTGCCCGGTTTATCTGAATTCAAAGGTCACTGGCACGGATCTCTTGATGCCAGTGGTGGAGGAAATGGAGACACCTTGGTATAAAAGTTTAGGTTTTGTATTATTTGTTGGAGGTCCATAAATAATCTATTTTGGAATATTGACTTTCTTATTCTGTATCATTTCAGGCAGAGTTTGACTTTCACGGGGAGGACTGGGAGTGGGGAGACTACAAAACTCAGCGAGTCGTGGCAGTTGGTGCTTTTAGTAATGATGACGGTTTGCACCTCGAGAAAATTTTCATCCAGAAAGATAATGCTACCGTTCATGCAGATGGAACGTTGTTGGGGCCTAAAACCAACCTTCATTTTGCTGTCTTAAACTTTCCTGTTAGTCTGGTCCCCACGGTAGTTCAGGTCTTTGAATCTACAGCAACAGATTTTGTTCATTCTCTGCGGCAATTGTCGGCACCCATTAGGGGTATATTGCACATGGAAGGTGATCTCAGAGGAAGCTTAGCGAAACCAGAGTGTGATGTGCAAGTAAGGCTCCTGGATGGTGCCATTGGGGGAATTGATCTTGGACGAGCAGAACTCGTTGCTTCTCTTACCTCAAGCAGTCGTTTTCTATTCAATTCAAAACTTGAGCCTATAACCCAAAGTGGCCATGTACTCATTCAGGGTAGCATTCCTGTTGCTTTTGTCCAAAATAACACATCACAGGAAGATGTAGAATCAGATAAGAATCGGACAACTTGGGTTCCTGATTGGGTGAAGGAGAAGAATAGAGGCGTCACCGATGATGTCAGTGACAAAAAAGTTTCAAGAGATAAAAATGAAGATGGTTGGAATACTCAATTAGCAGAAAGCCTTAAAGGTTTAAATTGGCAAATCTTAGATGCTGGAGAAGTCAGGATTGATGCTGATATAAAAGATGGGGGAATGACGTTGGTAACGGCATTATCTCCTCATGCCAATTGGCTTCATGGAAATGCTGATGTCATGCTTGAGGTCAGTGAAATCACTATAAACATTCTCACATATTTAATGTTTACTTCTCTAAGTCTTGTCGTATGGTGTTCTTAATAGGTCCGAGGTACGGTGGATCAACCAGTGGTTAATGGACACGCCTCTTTCCACAGGGCATCTATTTCTTCACCTGTATTCCGAAAGCCACTAACCAACTTTGGTGGAACTGTCAACGTGATATCAAACAGGTTATGCATCACATCACTAGAGAGTAGGCTAAGCAGAAAAGGAAAGCTTCTTGTAAAAGGCAACCTGCCACTCAGAACTAGTGAAGCAGCCCCTGACGACAAGATAGAATTAAAATGTGAAGTTTTAGAAGTGCGGGCACCAAAAACATTAAGGTTGCTTTCTTAACTTTTACTTAAGATTTCTCAAGTTAATGTTTTTACCTATTCATGCATATAAAgttgttgatttaatttaaacaatattGGTTTTTTGGAACCACGTctttttttttttccgtatacatgATTATTTAAAGACACATTCTCTATGTCTGTCAGTGGTCAGGTTGATTCTCAGATGCAGATAACTGGTTCGATATTGCAACCAAATATATCTGGAAATATCAAACTAAGTAATGGAGAAGCATATTTGCCACATGACAGAGGTGGTGCTCCTGCTTCTAATAGATTCCCATCGAATCAGTCTATGCTTCCTTCTGGCGGCGTTAGTCAAGTTTTTGCTTCCAGATATGTTTCGCGATTTTTCAGCTCAGAATCTCCTTCTGCAAGTGACAACACTTCTCAATCCTCTGGCTCTGGTATTGCTTCACTGAACTTTTAGTATAGCCTGTGATCTCATAAACTTAAGGGATGCTCGGATCAATTATTTGATCTTCTACTTTTGTATATGTTATTAGCTACTTTTACTTGTGTATATtgtgatatattttttttgaaaaaaattgtggCAGTTAATAAGTCAAGTCAGGCTGAAAATGAGATGGAGCAAGTGCAGATTAAACCAAACGTAGAGATTTGCCTTAATGATTTGAAGCTTGTCCTCGGACCAGAGCTAAAGATAGTATATCCTTTGATTCTCAATTTTGCTGTCAGTGGAGAGCTTGAGTTGAATGGTCTTGCTCATCCCAAATGGATAAAACCTAGAGGCATACTGGCATTTGAGAATGGTGAAGTCGATTTAGTTGCCACCCAGGTTTGTGTCACGTTTTACTCGGCAACTCTCATAAATTGTATCCTGTGTTTCTTTTCTATCTTTAATTTTGCTATGGTTTTACTTCTGCGTTCTTAATCAGTTGTGTAGCTTGATATGACTCATTTTAAATGCAGGTGAGGCTAAAACGAGAGCATTTAAATATTGCAAAATTCGAGCCTGAGAATGGACTAGATCCAATGCTAGATTTGGTTTTGGTTGGATCTGAATGGCAATTTAGAATCCAAGGTAGAGCCAGCAATTGGCAGGACAAACTTGTGGTGACCTCGACTCGATCTGTGGAACAGGATGCACTCTCACCTACTGAGGTAAAATTTATGCCCATGTTAAAACAAATAATAGCTTCATCTGTGAAAGTAAATGCCTTCATGATATAATATTCAAGCAGGACAGTcctattatttgtttttatctttgtaTACAGGCTGCCAGAAGATTTGAGAGTCAATTGGCCGAATCCATTTTAGAAGGTAATGGTCAGCTTGCATTTGAGAAGCTTGCAACTGCGACTCTTGAAAAATTGATGCCACGAATAGAAGGAAAGGGAGAGTTTGGCCAAGCTAGGTGGAGATTAGTATATGCACCTCAGATTCCTAGTTTGGTTTCTGTTGATCCTACCGCAGATCCTCTCAAGTCACTAGCTAGTAATATATCGTTTGGTACAGAAGTTGAAGTCCAACTTGGTAAACGGCTTCAGGTAATAATGTTAAAACATAACCAGTGAAATACCAAATCTTTTTCAGATTTCATTCAAGAACCTTTGTCAATCAATGTTAAAATGCTGGTTTCTTCTGTCACTGTCTTGTACAAGTTCATAATTTTGAAAAGCTTTATTTTTTTCCAGGCCACAATTGTTAGGCAAATGAAAGAGTCCGAGATGGCAATGCAGTGGACCTTGAGCTATCTGCTTACAAGTCGTTTGCGTGTGCTCCTACAATCTTCTTCAACTAATCGCCTTCTTTTTGAATATTCTGCCACATCTCAGGATTGATTTGCAACCAAGTAACATTGCAACTTCATTTTCCCCCAGTAGCAATCTGGAAAATTGGTCACGCCTTAGATGCAGCTTACATAGAATTTTCCTCGTGTTTTAAGGGGAAGGGGGAATTTTGGAACACTTTTTGAATATGTGAAAAAGTAGTGTGTAGATGCAAATCATTTTTTGCTCAAATTGAGCTTGTTAATATGTAGATGCTTATGTCATGAAGAATAATCAAGCATATTGTTAGTTTTGTACAGAAATTCAATTttgattaaagaaaatatttaggATGATTaaacattaaagaaaataaagtttGTGTGTTGGAAGAACATGGTTTTTTCTTCCTGCATCTGAACCACCTGAAATGCATTTGTTATTGGAAATATATTTTGTATTTACTGGTAGTTAATTCTGCAATTTTGTTTTTAATACTATCTTTATTATTATGGGATTGTGGTTGTATTTAAAAAGGTTTTGTATATATAGACTTGTAATTTCCTTTTGAAAATAATGAGACATTTAAATTTAAGTTGGTGCGCATCCTGGTGCAACCCTATTTTACGCGTTCTCAGGTTTGTATTTTTTGGGGTTTCAACCGTTGTGAATACTgatattttttttagggtttcaaCCGTCGTGAATATAGATCCAGCATCACACGCCTTTCCGATCGATTTAGATGATACTGATCTATTAGTCGCTTGAATCATCATCTTCCACGTGCTCTAATGTGCCACCACAAATGTACCTTTTCGTCGGGCGCATGAGATGCACATGCCACCATACACCTATAATTTGACTGCGATCACTTCAATGTGTTCGGCGGAAtttttttgaaacttttttttagggtttcatTGCTACGGAATtttttttgaaactttttttagGGATTCATTGCTATTGTTTTGTAGTGTTTGGATTTTTTTGTTTATctggtatttttttttaatcatagaaTAAGAGATTATTGATGAAAATAAGATTTTGATTTCTTTCGTCTTCTCTGGAACTCTCACCATCAATTAGAGAAGTtgaattgaaaaaatatttggatcgtcTTAATGTAGTGGAAATATGGTTTCTAGGTCAAAATTTGTCTCACCACCTTGATTGGAAGACATATGATATTGTTGTTCTTAAACGAGAAGAGTTGAAACATGTAGATTTTCAACTCTTTACATTATTGTTTATATCCATTGAATTGAAGTTGATGGTTCATCTTTCGTCAGTATAGATCATGTTATGAGGTTTGGAAGAAGGCACGTTAATGTTAACGGGGACGCAGACATTTGTAATGGTATGGGGGCATGTTCCCCACTAAGTTTACAAAAcaattttaaatatacatttatttatataataattaataaaaagtattttatgtaaaatagtataatatattaactaattaaaatagtaTTATTAGTTAGATGTAAAATCACatgatatataaataattatttatggatttatttgagattgaattttttattttaaaagtcaattttaaaattaaaatatgtttGACTAAAATTTAGTCaaattaattttgtatttagttttaaaataatgtttcacttaagtttttaaaaaatagattaattttaggtttttttaatgTTAAGATCTCTTAAAAATCGTAGGCAACTACTTATATCATCATTATTTTCTTATATACAGTACAAAGATAGATAGATaattattattgataaaattaaaaattgaaaatattat from Vicia villosa cultivar HV-30 ecotype Madison, WI linkage group LG4, Vvil1.0, whole genome shotgun sequence encodes the following:
- the LOC131596238 gene encoding protein TIC236, chloroplastic-like is translated as MSLKNHSLFFGTKLHASLDTSKRRNPFQLERRKGFCSCRSKRCRLVSQPLRFSYFSGQNVGGFRKDGILRSGSRLKCANEKEKEKEPFFGGESLVNHLRPLLKEGLFLIRASVLAAVVCGVCMLIWYGKNKAKVYVENNLLPSVCSVVSEYIQRDVELGKVRSIWPWSITVESCSIGPHKEEFSCGEVPTVKLRLRPFASLRRGKFVIDAVLMRPSVLVVQKKDFTWLGIPFVEGDRERRFSSEDGIDHRTRTRRLAREEAGARWERERDEAAKEAAEVGYFVSERCGLSEGDGSKEVAGSSAELSEATPFFCVDGGKHDHRFMDTGVDYDTKHADLEKSFGVKFLGSGFRFWSRVLSGRRKNRFKRKGNGSNIYASNAATKKRMFERSASAARAYFLDQLQGEATSSSECLNFMNHDMHAGKSEVDGNTKSVTTKDENISDDSQSATLFRDMGIWPPSVNGNIDGQSDDLKFVSETTLQTGENKFENLQSTEDVAVPANANSSTEKNEVLVPRVEDNDFGDGNSSGGQPDFTSENLVVAKSNPRWATYFQIPFESVLAKFGLTPFIRNIEESISCFRSGPIEKLKSDVAVKVEDIVAEPVDGLDPVQSEGNNKTFLVTLDSVYFKGATVMLLAYGDKEVREMENVNGHVKLQNHYSRIHVHLSGNCNTWRSDVLSEDGGWLAVNVFVDTIEQNWHVNLKIDNLFVPLFERLLEIPITWSKGRASGEVHLCMSKGETFPNLHGQLDVTGLDFQILDAPSCFSNISTSLCFRGQRIFLHNANGRFGSVPLEASGDFGIHPEEGEFHLMCQVPAVEVNALMRTFKMKPLLFPLAGSVTALFNCQGPLESPVFVGTGMVSRTFSNSHIDNPASVASEALAASKEAGALAAFDRIPFSYVSANFTFNTDNCVADLYGIRACLIDGGEIRGAGNAWICPEGEVDETAIDVNLSGSLAFDNTVLRYMPSYYQQMPLKLGVLNGETKMSGALLKPRFDIKWTAPTAEGSFGDARGDIIISHEFISVNSSSAAFDLCTRVQTSYLDDLSVKEGDLWAPRPIPFTIDGVEMDLRMRGFEFFNLVSAYTMDSPRPLHLKATGRIKFQGKVLKPSGSISEQNSEINRQHVQTLEKGSSDSLVGEVSISGLKLNQLMLAPQLSGLLRVSPERIKLDTSGRPDESLELEFVGPLQPSNEDGLQSGNLLSISLQKGQLRANVCFQPFHSANLEVRHFPLDELELASLRGTIQRAELQLNLQKRRGHGVLSVLKPKFSGVLGEALDVAVRWSGDVITIEKTVLQQNYSYYELQGEYVLPGTRDRNPIDGGGGLFKRLMSGHRVGSVISSMGRWRMKLEVPRAEVAEMLPLARLLSRSMDPAVHSRSKDFFLQSLQSVGVYSESLQQLLEKMRGLHAPSNDVVLEDLTLPGLSEFKGHWHGSLDASGGGNGDTLAEFDFHGEDWEWGDYKTQRVVAVGAFSNDDGLHLEKIFIQKDNATVHADGTLLGPKTNLHFAVLNFPVSLVPTVVQVFESTATDFVHSLRQLSAPIRGILHMEGDLRGSLAKPECDVQVRLLDGAIGGIDLGRAELVASLTSSSRFLFNSKLEPITQSGHVLIQGSIPVAFVQNNTSQEDVESDKNRTTWVPDWVKEKNRGVTDDVSDKKVSRDKNEDGWNTQLAESLKGLNWQILDAGEVRIDADIKDGGMTLVTALSPHANWLHGNADVMLEVRGTVDQPVVNGHASFHRASISSPVFRKPLTNFGGTVNVISNRLCITSLESRLSRKGKLLVKGNLPLRTSEAAPDDKIELKCEVLEVRAPKTLSGQVDSQMQITGSILQPNISGNIKLSNGEAYLPHDRGGAPASNRFPSNQSMLPSGGVSQVFASRYVSRFFSSESPSASDNTSQSSGSVNKSSQAENEMEQVQIKPNVEICLNDLKLVLGPELKIVYPLILNFAVSGELELNGLAHPKWIKPRGILAFENGEVDLVATQVRLKREHLNIAKFEPENGLDPMLDLVLVGSEWQFRIQGRASNWQDKLVVTSTRSVEQDALSPTEAARRFESQLAESILEGNGQLAFEKLATATLEKLMPRIEGKGEFGQARWRLVYAPQIPSLVSVDPTADPLKSLASNISFGTEVEVQLGKRLQATIVRQMKESEMAMQWTLSYLLTSRLRVLLQSSSTNRLLFEYSATSQD